In Rhododendron vialii isolate Sample 1 chromosome 9a, ASM3025357v1, the following are encoded in one genomic region:
- the LOC131301684 gene encoding F-box/LRR-repeat protein At2g42730-like — translation MVNAPNIEYLDFYDFVSDYIFVGGLPSVAKARVNIHKSFEDWDWRKQGNYGNRASRLLKSISNVWRLMLTGYTLQCLSYSDPNWATYCNLVYLELGFDPLNGPVLLPDLLRSSPKLEALVFPEGLTVIGEREYDVNRDIFFDYCWSPPEQVPECLLLSLKKIEIHIFVAMKMKS, via the exons ATGGTTAATGCTCCAAATATTGAATATCttgatttttatgattttgtgtCGGATTACATTTTTGTCGGTGGTCTGCCCTCTGTGGCGAAAGCCCGTGTGAACATCCATAAATCTTTTGAAGATTGGGATTGGAGAAAACAAGGAAACTATGGAAATCGAGCATCCAGGCTACTTAAAAGTATCTCAAATGTTTGGCGTCTGATGTTAACGGGTTATACCTTGCAG TGTCTCAGCTACAGTGATCCCAATTGGGCTACATATTGTAATTTGGTCTATCTAGAGCTAGGTTTTGATCCATTGAATGGCCCGGTGCTGTTGCCGGATTTACTTCGAAGTTCACCTAAACTAGAAGCTCTTGTTTTTCCAGAG GGATTGACAGTCATCGGGGAACGTGAGTATGACGTTAACAGGGACATATTTTTTGATTACTGCTGGAGCCCACCAGAACAAGTGCCCGAATGTTTACTTCTTAGCCTCAAGAAAATCGAAATCCACATTTTTGTGGCGATGAAGATGAAGAGCTGA